In a single window of the Coffea eugenioides isolate CCC68of chromosome 3, Ceug_1.0, whole genome shotgun sequence genome:
- the LOC113764576 gene encoding putative disease resistance protein RGA3 isoform X1, which yields MADTVASPLLQLLSDRLYVLAGLPNSEILRKLRLTLARVQTLVQEAEMHSEDNEALKCWITEIKNAAYEADDLFDEYNLCTKRHKARGTFLLSFFIKHLIFGFRLGGKLEKIEKNLGSLLKTGAEFKRIIDAYTLKGPVEESHSARAQGVHRLSSSFMIDSDVVGREFDKENILSVLFESSDENQLTVIPIVGMGGVGKTTLAQLIYNDLYASGHFERKMWVSVGEDFDLIKIAKAIIEQINHEAKNLSSLEVLQETLRRSILQKRILLVLDDVWNEDSLKWSMMSRGFLGAALRGSAVVVTTRNTTVARLSGTVLPYYLGPLDEEDSWSLFRKFAFKSIHNRENIELEEIGRRIVQRCGGLPLAIKSLAGLMGSKEKAREWLFFMEENIGNLPELENHFFSVLRLSYNHLPSHLKQCFAYCSIFPKNHKIYREKLIQLWIAEGFVRSGKGSRRPEDAANGYFMELIERSFFVQITRDEFGEIRDCRMHDLVHDLAQSVASVGCSILETGDSQVVSKELRHSSLVGKSETSTVPESLNEATNLRTLLLLSCKFDSNPKLLQNLVCLRVLDLSQSGIRKLSKAIGNLKHLRYLNLSHTHIKTLPESISNLRNLQTLELVDCYDFQEIPRAICELTNLRNLDFQSCPLLIHIPLGIGKLKFLQRLPVFLVNNMDGSAGLCELRSLELRERLEIKNLKFVKCAEDASEAKLHEKAGIISLALSWGEDTDSVTSVLDDILEKLRPTPHLKVLEITGYKGLTSPSWLRNQYLPNLVKLSLANCSCRKLPPLGDLPYLNDLSIRGMTEVHSIGDEFYGHGDSSSFPSLKQLELFDMPNLSEWKCRGKDKIESFSTVQESSSNWYNRSFPCLETLTVMGCSKLINLPSIPYLKSLALWNSSEQLLDSISNLTSLSTLLVFEFQLSQQPVFLLSETGFGSVTTLTIYDCGDLISRLNEKIRGFTSLKYLSVIHCHRLQSLPTEVGYLTTLQTLNIAHCQDLAHFPDTMSNLSSLEEVKITACPLLESLPQKMLDLPSSPKFIIQDCPKLQKFMEPFVTSRRSSGVTLTPNAREEIQQNICTPMCV from the exons ATGGCAGACACCGTTGCATCTCCTCTTCTCCAGCTTCTGTCTGACAGGCTATACGTGCTGGCTGGCCTTCCCAACAGTGAGATTTTAAGAAAGCTGCGCCTCACTTTGGCACGGGTTCAAACATTGGTCCAGGAAGCAGAGATGCATTCCGAGGATAATGAAGCACTCAAGTGCTGGATAACTGAAATCAAGAACGCTGCATATGAAGCTGATGACCTTTTCGATGAATACAATCTTTGCACGAAAAGGCACAAGGCTCGTGGTACTTTCTTGCTTTCGTTCTTCATCAAGCATCTAATATTTGGCTTCAGGCTAGGCGGCAAGCTGGAAAAGATAGAAAAAAATCTGGGTTCACTTCTGAAGACTGGTGCGGAGTTCAAAAGGATCATTGATGCTTACACTCTAAAAGGACCAGTGGAAGAAAGTCATTCAGCTCGTGCTCAAGGTGTTCATCGCCTCTCAAGTTCGTTCATGATTGATTCTGATGTCGTTGGAAGGGAATTCGACAAAGAAAACATCTTGTCCGTCCTGTTCGAGTCAAGTGATGAGAATCAACTGACAGTGATTCCAATAGTCGGCATGGGGGGAGTCGGTAAGACGACTCTTGCACAGCTAATATACAACGATTTATACGCATCAGGTCACTTTGAGCGCAAAATGTGGGTCTCAGTTGGTGAGGATTTCGACCTCATAAAAATTGCCAAGGCTATAATTGAACAGATAAATCATGAGGCCAAAAATCTTTCCAGCTTGGAGGTTCTACAAGAGACCCTTCGTCGTAGCATATTACAAAAAAGAATCCTGCTTGTCTTGGATGATGTTTGGAATGAAGATAGCTTGAAATGGTCCATGATGTCTCGGGGATTTCTTGGAGCAGCACTTCGTGGATCAGCAGTTGTAGTCACCACAAGAAATACGACGGTTGCAAGACTCAGTGGCACGGTCCTGCCTTACTACCTAGGACCTCTGGATGAAGAAGATTCCTGGAGTCTTTTCAGGAAGTTTGCATTTAAATCCATTCACAATAGAGAAAATATTGAATTGGAAGAGATTGGACGAAGAATTGTTCAAAGATGTGGAGGATTGCCTCTTGCAATCAAGAGCTTGGCCGGTCTAATGGGATCCAAAGAGAAAGCCCGTGAGTGGCTTTTCTTCATGGAAGAAAACATAGGGAATTTACCTGAATTGGAGAATCATTTTTTCTCTGTTTTAAGGCTGAGCTATAATCATCTACCGTCACATCTGAAGCAATGTTTTGCTTATTGTTCCATATTTCCAAAAAATCATAAGATCTATAGAGAGAAGCTGATCCAGTTGTGGATTGCTGAAGGTTTTGTCAGATCAGGAAAGGGAAGCAGAAGGCCAGAGGATGCTGCAAACGGGTACTTCATGGAGTTAATAGAGCGATCATTTTTTGTACAGATAACCAGAGATGAATTTGGGGAAATCCGAGATTGCAGAATGCATGATCTAGTGCATGATCTTGCCCAGTCCGTTGCCAGCGTTGGGTGCTCAATTTTAGAAACTGGAGATTCGCAGGTTGTGTCCAAGGAACTTCGACATTCCTCTTTAGTCGGAAAGTCTGAAACATCAACTGTCCCTGAATCACTGAATGAAGCCACCAACCTACGGACACTGCTTTTATTATCTTGTAAGTTTGACTCTAATCCTAAACTGCTCCAAAACCTTGTCTGCTTGAGAGTGTTGGATTTAAGTCAGAGTGGCATTCGAAAACTGTCAAAAGCCATCGGTAATTTGAAGCATCTTAGGTACCTGAATCTTTCTCACACTCACATCAAAACATTGCCAGAGTCGATCAGTAACCTAAGGAACTTGCAGACACTGGAATTAGTAGACTGCTATGATTTCCAAGAAATACCAAGAGCTATTTGTGAGTTAACAAACCTCAGGAATCTTGATTTCCAATCCTGTCCTTTGTTAATCCATATCCCTCTCGGGATAGGGAAACTCAAGTTTCTGCAAAGGTTACCCGTATTTCTAGTGAATAACATGGATGGCTCCGCTGGCCTGTGTGAGTTGCGGAGCTTGGAACTAAGAGAAAGATTAGAGATCAAGAATCTCAAGTTTGTTAAATGTGCAGAAGATGCTTCTGAAGCAAAACTCCACGAGAAGGCTGGCATTATCTCCTTGGCATTATCATGGGGTGAAGACACAGATTCTGTCACTTCAGTTTTGGATGACATATTGGAGAAACTCAGGCCAACCCCTCACTTGAAAGTTTTGGAAATAACAGGATACAAAGGGTTGACATCCCCATCTTGGCTGAGGAACCAATACTTGCCTAATTTGGTGAAACTTTCGCTGGCTAATTGTAGTTGCAGAAAGCTTCCACCCCTTGGAGATCTCCCATACCTAAACGATCTAAGCAT CAGAGGTATGACAGAAGTTCACAGCATAGGGGATGAATTTTATGGTCACGGTGATTCTTCTAGTTTCCCATCTCTAAAGCAACTTGAACTTTTTGATATGCCTAATTTATCTGAATGGAAATGTCGCGGGAAAGATAAAATCGAAAGCTTCAGCACAGTCCAAGAATCATCAAGCAATTGGTACAACCGAAGTTTTCCTTGCCTTGAAACTCTAACTGTGATGGGATGCAGCAAGTTAATCAACTTGCCATCAATTCCATATCTCAAGAGTTTGGCTCTGTGGAACAGCAGTGAGCAGCTACTGGATTCGATTTCTAATCTGACATCCCTCTCAACTCTGCTTGTTTTTGAATTTCAACTTTCCCAGCAACCTGTGTTTCTCCTCTCAGAAACTGGATTTGGTTCTGTTACAACATTGACCATCTATGATTGTGGTGATTTGATCTCACGGTTGAATGAGAAAATCCGTGGTTTCACATCTCTAAAGTATTTGAGTGTTATACACTGTCACAGACTCCAGTCGCTGCCCACAGAAGTTGGATATCTTACAACCCTCCAGACGCTGAATATTGCACACTGCCAGGATCTGGCTCACTTTCCTGATACAATGTCAAACCTTTCTTCTTTGGAAGAAGTGAAGATTACAGCTTGCCCTTTGCTAGAATCATTGCCTCAGAAAATGCTTGATCTACCAAGTTCGCCAAAGTTTATCATCCAAGactgtccaaaattgcaaaagttCATGGAACCTTTTGTGACAAGTAGGAGATCTTCTGGGGTGACACTGACTCCAAATGCAAGGGAAGAGATTCAACAGAATATTTGCACGCCGATGTGCGTGTAG
- the LOC113764576 gene encoding putative disease resistance protein RGA3 isoform X2, which produces MADTVASPLLQLLSDRLYVLAGLPNSEILRKLRLTLARVQTLVQEAEMHSEDNEALKCWITEIKNAAYEADDLFDEYNLCTKRHKARGTFLLSFFIKHLIFGFRLGGKLEKIEKNLGSLLKTGAEFKRIIDAYTLKGPVEESHSARAQGVHRLSSSFMIDSDVVGREFDKENILSVLFESSDENQLTVIPIVGMGGVGKTTLAQLIYNDLYASGHFERKMWVSVGEDFDLIKIAKAIIEQINHEAKNLSSLEVLQETLRRSILQKRILLVLDDVWNEDSLKWSMMSRGFLGAALRGSAVVVTTRNTTVARLSGTVLPYYLGPLDEEDSWSLFRKFAFKSIHNRENIELEEIGRRIVQRCGGLPLAIKSLAGLMGSKEKAREWLFFMEENIGNLPELENHFFSVLRLSYNHLPSHLKQCFAYCSIFPKNHKIYREKLIQLWIAEGFVRSGKGSRRPEDAANGYFMELIERSFFVQITRDEFGEIRDCRMHDLVHDLAQSVASVGCSILETGDSQVVSKELRHSSLVGKSETSTVPESLNEATNLRTLLLLSCKFDSNPKLLQNLVCLRVLDLSQSGIRKLSKAIGNLKHLRYLNLSHTHIKTLPESISNLRNLQTLELVDCYDFQEIPRAICELTNLRNLDFQSCPLLIHIPLGIGKLKFLQRLPVFLVNNMDGSAGLCELRSLELRERLEIKNLKFVKCAEDASEAKLHEKAGIISLALSWGEDTDSVTSVLDDILEKLRPTPHLKVLEITGYKGLTSPSWLRNQYLPNLVKLSLANCSCRKLPPLGDLPYLNDLSIRGMTEVHSIGDEFYGHGDSSSFPSLKQLELFDMPNLSEWKCRGKDKIESFSTVQESSSNWYNRSFPCLETLTVMGCSKLINLPSIPYLKSLALWNSSEQLLDSISNLTSLSTLLVFEFQLSQQPVFLLSETGFGSVTTLTIYDCGDLISRLNEKIRGFTSLKYLSVIHCHRLQSLPTEVGYLTTLQTLNIAHCQDLAHFPDTMSNLSSLEEVKITACPLLESLPQKMLDLPSSPKFIIQDCPKLQKFMEPFVTSRRSSGVTLTPNAREEIQQNICTPMCV; this is translated from the exons ATGGCAGACACCGTTGCATCTCCTCTTCTCCAGCTTCTGTCTGACAGGCTATACGTGCTGGCTGGCCTTCCCAACAGTGAGATTTTAAGAAAGCTGCGCCTCACTTTGGCACGGGTTCAAACATTGGTCCAGGAAGCAGAGATGCATTCCGAGGATAATGAAGCACTCAAGTGCTGGATAACTGAAATCAAGAACGCTGCATATGAAGCTGATGACCTTTTCGATGAATACAATCTTTGCACGAAAAGGCACAAGGCTCGTGGTACTTTCTTGCTTTCGTTCTTCATCAAGCATCTAATATTTGGCTTCAGGCTAGGCGGCAAGCTGGAAAAGATAGAAAAAAATCTGGGTTCACTTCTGAAGACTGGTGCGGAGTTCAAAAGGATCATTGATGCTTACACTCTAAAAGGACCAGTGGAAGAAAGTCATTCAGCTCGTGCTCAAGGTGTTCATCGCCTCTCAAGTTCGTTCATGATTGATTCTGATGTCGTTGGAAGGGAATTCGACAAAGAAAACATCTTGTCCGTCCTGTTCGAGTCAAGTGATGAGAATCAACTGACAGTGATTCCAATAGTCGGCATGGGGGGAGTCGGTAAGACGACTCTTGCACAGCTAATATACAACGATTTATACGCATCAGGTCACTTTGAGCGCAAAATGTGGGTCTCAGTTGGTGAGGATTTCGACCTCATAAAAATTGCCAAGGCTATAATTGAACAGATAAATCATGAGGCCAAAAATCTTTCCAGCTTGGAGGTTCTACAAGAGACCCTTCGTCGTAGCATATTACAAAAAAGAATCCTGCTTGTCTTGGATGATGTTTGGAATGAAGATAGCTTGAAATGGTCCATGATGTCTCGGGGATTTCTTGGAGCAGCACTTCGTGGATCAGCAGTTGTAGTCACCACAAGAAATACGACGGTTGCAAGACTCAGTGGCACGGTCCTGCCTTACTACCTAGGACCTCTGGATGAAGAAGATTCCTGGAGTCTTTTCAGGAAGTTTGCATTTAAATCCATTCACAATAGAGAAAATATTGAATTGGAAGAGATTGGACGAAGAATTGTTCAAAGATGTGGAGGATTGCCTCTTGCAATCAAGAGCTTGGCCGGTCTAATGGGATCCAAAGAGAAAGCCCGTGAGTGGCTTTTCTTCATGGAAGAAAACATAGGGAATTTACCTGAATTGGAGAATCATTTTTTCTCTGTTTTAAGGCTGAGCTATAATCATCTACCGTCACATCTGAAGCAATGTTTTGCTTATTGTTCCATATTTCCAAAAAATCATAAGATCTATAGAGAGAAGCTGATCCAGTTGTGGATTGCTGAAGGTTTTGTCAGATCAGGAAAGGGAAGCAGAAGGCCAGAGGATGCTGCAAACGGGTACTTCATGGAGTTAATAGAGCGATCATTTTTTGTACAGATAACCAGAGATGAATTTGGGGAAATCCGAGATTGCAGAATGCATGATCTAGTGCATGATCTTGCCCAGTCCGTTGCCAGCGTTGGGTGCTCAATTTTAGAAACTGGAGATTCGCAGGTTGTGTCCAAGGAACTTCGACATTCCTCTTTAGTCGGAAAGTCTGAAACATCAACTGTCCCTGAATCACTGAATGAAGCCACCAACCTACGGACACTGCTTTTATTATCTTGTAAGTTTGACTCTAATCCTAAACTGCTCCAAAACCTTGTCTGCTTGAGAGTGTTGGATTTAAGTCAGAGTGGCATTCGAAAACTGTCAAAAGCCATCGGTAATTTGAAGCATCTTAGGTACCTGAATCTTTCTCACACTCACATCAAAACATTGCCAGAGTCGATCAGTAACCTAAGGAACTTGCAGACACTGGAATTAGTAGACTGCTATGATTTCCAAGAAATACCAAGAGCTATTTGTGAGTTAACAAACCTCAGGAATCTTGATTTCCAATCCTGTCCTTTGTTAATCCATATCCCTCTCGGGATAGGGAAACTCAAGTTTCTGCAAAGGTTACCCGTATTTCTAGTGAATAACATGGATGGCTCCGCTGGCCTGTGTGAGTTGCGGAGCTTGGAACTAAGAGAAAGATTAGAGATCAAGAATCTCAAGTTTGTTAAATGTGCAGAAGATGCTTCTGAAGCAAAACTCCACGAGAAGGCTGGCATTATCTCCTTGGCATTATCATGGGGTGAAGACACAGATTCTGTCACTTCAGTTTTGGATGACATATTGGAGAAACTCAGGCCAACCCCTCACTTGAAAGTTTTGGAAATAACAGGATACAAAGGGTTGACATCCCCATCTTGGCTGAGGAACCAATACTTGCCTAATTTGGTGAAACTTTCGCTGGCTAATTGTAGTTGCAGAAAGCTTCCACCCCTTGGAGATCTCCCATACCTAAACGATCTAAGCATCAGAG GTATGACAGAAGTTCACAGCATAGGGGATGAATTTTATGGTCACGGTGATTCTTCTAGTTTCCCATCTCTAAAGCAACTTGAACTTTTTGATATGCCTAATTTATCTGAATGGAAATGTCGCGGGAAAGATAAAATCGAAAGCTTCAGCACAGTCCAAGAATCATCAAGCAATTGGTACAACCGAAGTTTTCCTTGCCTTGAAACTCTAACTGTGATGGGATGCAGCAAGTTAATCAACTTGCCATCAATTCCATATCTCAAGAGTTTGGCTCTGTGGAACAGCAGTGAGCAGCTACTGGATTCGATTTCTAATCTGACATCCCTCTCAACTCTGCTTGTTTTTGAATTTCAACTTTCCCAGCAACCTGTGTTTCTCCTCTCAGAAACTGGATTTGGTTCTGTTACAACATTGACCATCTATGATTGTGGTGATTTGATCTCACGGTTGAATGAGAAAATCCGTGGTTTCACATCTCTAAAGTATTTGAGTGTTATACACTGTCACAGACTCCAGTCGCTGCCCACAGAAGTTGGATATCTTACAACCCTCCAGACGCTGAATATTGCACACTGCCAGGATCTGGCTCACTTTCCTGATACAATGTCAAACCTTTCTTCTTTGGAAGAAGTGAAGATTACAGCTTGCCCTTTGCTAGAATCATTGCCTCAGAAAATGCTTGATCTACCAAGTTCGCCAAAGTTTATCATCCAAGactgtccaaaattgcaaaagttCATGGAACCTTTTGTGACAAGTAGGAGATCTTCTGGGGTGACACTGACTCCAAATGCAAGGGAAGAGATTCAACAGAATATTTGCACGCCGATGTGCGTGTAG